One genomic segment of Vibrio sp. SCSIO 43136 includes these proteins:
- the nudC gene encoding NAD(+) diphosphatase, with the protein MIKNGELAYWCVVNGSDVWLVDGELPCLSAQNLPFDTHDAITVGHYNGHDVRWLNSADIEQDLEMTSLRELLHLPESLFLLVSRAVQFGHMSQSIRFCPQCGGRTHLNHNQLAMQCQSCRTLHYPRIFPCVIVAVRNQDKILLAQHPRHKGNMYTVIAGFVEVGETLEQCVAREVKEETGIDIDNIRYFGSQPWAFPSSLMMGFLADFAGGVVKPDYRELTDAKWFDTDEMPEVAPHGTIARQLIEHTVELIKKDR; encoded by the coding sequence ATGATCAAAAATGGAGAGTTGGCTTATTGGTGTGTTGTTAACGGTAGTGATGTCTGGCTAGTAGATGGCGAGTTGCCCTGCTTGAGTGCGCAGAATTTACCGTTCGATACTCACGATGCAATCACCGTAGGCCATTACAACGGGCATGATGTGAGGTGGCTGAACAGTGCCGACATCGAGCAAGATCTAGAGATGACCTCACTTAGAGAGCTATTGCATCTGCCTGAGTCGCTATTTTTGTTGGTCAGCCGAGCCGTACAGTTTGGTCATATGAGCCAATCGATTCGATTTTGTCCTCAATGTGGCGGCAGAACTCACCTCAATCACAACCAGCTTGCGATGCAGTGTCAATCGTGTCGAACTTTGCATTACCCACGCATATTCCCCTGCGTTATCGTGGCGGTTCGTAACCAAGATAAGATTCTGTTGGCGCAACATCCGAGACATAAAGGCAACATGTATACAGTTATCGCAGGTTTTGTCGAAGTCGGTGAAACCTTGGAGCAGTGCGTCGCCCGCGAAGTGAAAGAAGAGACAGGTATCGACATTGATAACATTCGATACTTTGGCAGCCAACCTTGGGCCTTTCCTTCCAGTTTGATGATGGGCTTTTTGGCGGATTTTGCTGGTGGTGTGGTAAAACCTGATTATCGGGAGTTAACCGATGCAAAATGGTTCGATACGGACGAAATGCCAGAAGTGGCTCCGCACGGAACAATTGCACGGCAGTTAATCGAGCACACGGTTGAGCTGATCAAGAAAGATCGATAG
- the brnQ gene encoding branched-chain amino acid transport system II carrier protein, with the protein MKLAAKDLVALGFMTFAMYLGAGNLIFPPLLGYMSGENFVESMIGFLVTGVGLPAAALVVIALVNGSDNLTKALPKRAAVGFWVMLFIVIGPAFAVPRAITVAYQFTFAPFMGDDALAWFSALFCIVAILFSLYPTKLVDSLGKVLTPLLVLLLGALAFSVMYFPNLGHTMAQGAYQSEALAEGLTQGYMTMDALGSIGFGWIIFRAIQGMGVSEPKDITKYTLIAASMYAGAITLVYLVLAYIGLTSGYLETEFANGGEILTAYTQYHFGQVGTILLGIVILLACLTTAIGVTTAGAEFYSKTFNWAKYRYAVAFMMVSAALVANIGLNQLLTITLPAVVALHPIAIALMLVAVFRKRIGRMMAMVVVLVAALCGSADAMHIIGMMPETPHQWLEANWPLYQYYAGWLLPVVASLAVGVLTGSKPKQAQAAVA; encoded by the coding sequence ATGAAACTTGCAGCCAAAGATTTAGTCGCTTTAGGCTTTATGACATTTGCCATGTATTTGGGTGCTGGCAACCTTATTTTTCCTCCTTTGCTTGGCTATATGTCTGGTGAAAACTTTGTAGAAAGCATGATTGGCTTTCTTGTCACCGGAGTCGGCCTTCCTGCGGCGGCGCTGGTGGTCATTGCCTTAGTGAACGGTTCTGACAACCTTACCAAAGCCTTGCCTAAGCGGGCAGCGGTTGGTTTTTGGGTCATGCTGTTTATCGTGATTGGTCCTGCCTTTGCGGTACCTCGTGCAATTACTGTCGCTTACCAATTTACTTTTGCTCCTTTTATGGGCGACGACGCACTGGCTTGGTTTTCGGCACTGTTTTGTATTGTGGCAATTCTGTTTTCCCTTTATCCAACCAAGCTAGTTGATAGCTTAGGTAAAGTGCTCACACCTTTATTGGTGTTGTTGCTTGGGGCGTTAGCTTTCTCTGTAATGTACTTCCCGAATCTTGGGCACACTATGGCGCAAGGTGCTTATCAGAGCGAGGCCTTAGCAGAAGGTTTAACTCAAGGTTATATGACCATGGATGCGTTGGGCTCGATTGGTTTTGGCTGGATCATTTTCCGTGCGATTCAGGGTATGGGGGTGAGTGAGCCAAAAGATATCACTAAATACACCTTGATTGCGGCCAGCATGTACGCAGGGGCGATTACCTTGGTTTATTTGGTATTGGCTTACATTGGCTTAACCAGTGGTTATCTAGAGACTGAATTTGCCAACGGTGGTGAAATCTTAACGGCATATACGCAGTATCACTTTGGTCAAGTCGGCACCATTTTGTTGGGTATTGTTATCTTACTTGCGTGTTTGACTACTGCTATTGGTGTCACGACTGCAGGCGCTGAGTTTTATTCAAAAACGTTCAACTGGGCTAAATATCGTTATGCCGTGGCGTTTATGATGGTCTCTGCGGCATTGGTCGCTAACATTGGTTTGAATCAGCTGTTAACCATTACTTTGCCAGCTGTAGTTGCATTGCACCCAATTGCGATCGCACTGATGTTGGTGGCGGTTTTTCGTAAGCGTATTGGTCGTATGATGGCAATGGTCGTTGTGCTGGTGGCGGCATTGTGTGGCAGTGCTGATGCGATGCACATCATCGGTATGATGCCAGAAACTCCTCACCAGTGGTTAGAGGCAAACTGGCCTTTGTATCAATACTATGCTGGCTGGTTGTTGCCAGTGGTTGCGAGTTTGGCTGTTGGTGTGTTGACAGGTAGCAAGCCAAAGCAAGCGCAAGCTGCAGTGGCTTAA
- the hemE gene encoding uroporphyrinogen decarboxylase, with amino-acid sequence MTELKNDRYLRALLKQPVDYTPVWMMRQAGRYLPEYKATRAEAGDFMSLCRNAELASEVTLQPLRRFPLDAAILFSDILTIPDAMGLGLRFETGEGPVFDNPITCKADVEKIGLPDPEGELQYVMNAVRQIRKDLNGDVPLIGFSGSPWTLATYMVEGGSSKAFTKIKKMMYAEPQTLHLLLDKLADSVIEYLNAQIKAGAQSVMVFDTWGGVLTPRDYNLFSLQYMHKIVDGLIRENDGRRVPVTLFTKNGGMWLEQIAATGCDAVGLDWTINIADAKARIGDKVALQGNMDPSMLYASPERIRKEVAGILEGYGDEGTGHVFNLGHGIHLDVPPENAGVFVDAVHELSKPYHK; translated from the coding sequence ATGACTGAATTAAAAAATGATCGCTATCTACGTGCGCTATTGAAGCAGCCTGTAGATTACACCCCGGTTTGGATGATGCGCCAAGCAGGACGTTACCTACCTGAATACAAAGCGACTCGTGCAGAAGCGGGCGACTTTATGTCTCTTTGCCGTAATGCAGAGCTGGCTTCTGAAGTCACATTACAGCCGTTACGTCGCTTCCCGCTTGATGCTGCGATCCTGTTCTCTGATATTCTGACCATCCCTGATGCGATGGGCTTAGGTTTACGCTTTGAAACTGGTGAAGGCCCGGTGTTTGATAACCCGATCACCTGTAAAGCTGATGTAGAGAAGATTGGTTTGCCAGATCCAGAAGGTGAGCTGCAATATGTAATGAATGCCGTTCGCCAGATCCGTAAAGACCTTAACGGTGACGTACCACTGATCGGTTTCTCTGGAAGCCCGTGGACACTGGCTACTTACATGGTTGAAGGCGGCAGTTCTAAAGCCTTCACTAAGATCAAAAAGATGATGTACGCTGAGCCGCAAACACTGCACCTATTGCTCGATAAGCTTGCAGACAGTGTGATTGAGTACCTCAACGCTCAAATCAAAGCAGGTGCTCAATCTGTGATGGTATTTGATACTTGGGGTGGTGTATTGACACCTCGTGATTACAACCTGTTCTCATTGCAATACATGCACAAAATTGTGGATGGCCTTATCCGTGAAAACGATGGTCGCCGTGTGCCAGTTACGTTATTCACTAAGAATGGTGGTATGTGGCTAGAGCAGATCGCCGCAACAGGCTGTGATGCGGTTGGCCTAGACTGGACCATTAATATTGCTGATGCAAAAGCACGTATTGGCGACAAAGTAGCGCTGCAAGGCAACATGGACCCATCCATGCTTTACGCCTCTCCTGAGCGTATTCGTAAAGAAGTTGCTGGTATCCTTGAAGGGTATGGCGATGAAGGCACAGGTCACGTGTTTAACCTTGGTCACGGTATCCACCTAGATGTGCCACCAGAGAATGCTGGGGTGTTTGTGGATGCGGTGCATGAGCTTTCTAAGCCGTATCATAAATAA
- a CDS encoding uracil-DNA glycosylase family protein translates to MDLENLLTEVRSCRLCEESLELGANPVVQAAKSARLLIIGQAPGTKVHHSGIPWNDPSGDRLRHWLMMDKTTFYDPNKVAIIPMGLCYPGKGRSGDLPPRKECAPKWHQQLLAELPNIELTLLIGQYAQNYYLDDKPKTLTATVQQWQQWQQWQPKILPLPHPSPRNTLWLKKNPWFEADVVPNLRQQIQQLNLDVQPEEL, encoded by the coding sequence ATGGATTTAGAAAACCTTCTCACCGAAGTAAGGTCTTGCCGCCTCTGCGAAGAAAGTCTAGAGCTAGGCGCAAATCCTGTCGTGCAAGCGGCAAAAAGTGCTAGGCTGCTAATTATCGGCCAAGCCCCAGGAACGAAGGTACACCACAGCGGTATTCCATGGAATGACCCCAGTGGCGATCGCCTACGTCACTGGTTAATGATGGACAAAACGACCTTTTATGACCCAAACAAGGTCGCCATCATCCCGATGGGACTGTGTTACCCCGGTAAAGGACGCTCTGGCGATCTTCCGCCAAGAAAGGAATGCGCCCCCAAATGGCACCAGCAACTACTTGCCGAGCTTCCCAACATCGAACTGACTTTGCTCATCGGTCAATATGCTCAAAACTACTACCTAGACGACAAACCCAAAACTCTCACCGCAACCGTACAACAGTGGCAACAGTGGCAACAGTGGCAGCCCAAAATTCTACCACTACCTCACCCTTCCCCAAGAAATACGCTATGGTTAAAAAAGAACCCATGGTTTGAAGCCGATGTAGTACCAAATCTGCGCCAACAAATTCAGCAGCTTAATCTCGACGTACAGCCTGAGGAGCTTTAG
- the rsd gene encoding sigma D regulator, which yields MVMLNKFKQVQEQWGGSSEVIDHWLETRQSLIVEYCQLITSSDSLPSAKELQSYCQHLVDYISEGHFKIYDMVMDRWKATGFSPTEEIDTTYGRIVLTTEPLLNFTDKYANVDPNGSLEGLDSDLSLIGEIMETRFEVEDQLIQMIADSLAVPPGA from the coding sequence ATGGTCATGCTAAATAAATTCAAACAAGTACAAGAACAATGGGGTGGCTCCAGCGAAGTCATCGACCACTGGTTAGAGACAAGGCAGTCTTTGATCGTGGAGTATTGCCAACTCATCACCTCTTCTGACAGCTTGCCGTCAGCAAAAGAGCTGCAAAGCTATTGCCAGCATTTAGTCGATTATATCTCTGAAGGGCATTTTAAAATCTACGATATGGTAATGGATCGATGGAAAGCAACTGGCTTTTCTCCAACAGAAGAGATCGATACCACCTATGGCCGTATCGTACTCACTACAGAGCCTCTGCTCAACTTTACCGACAAGTACGCCAATGTTGACCCAAACGGCTCGCTTGAGGGCTTAGACAGCGATTTATCTTTGATCGGAGAGATCATGGAAACCCGTTTTGAAGTGGAAGATCAACTGATCCAAATGATTGCGGATAGCTTGGCAGTTCCACCTGGGGCTTGA
- a CDS encoding DUF416 family protein, whose amino-acid sequence MLQNPLHLRLEKLEPWQQITFMASLCERMYPNYAVFCENTEFAEARIYRDILDSIWEQLTVKTAKVNFERQLEKLEELIPVADEFDFYGVYPAIDACVGLSDMLHGLLDREAMFEAMIKVSHQSVETVAQLEEAQTGVEVTNANQKENEAVCEEWDVQWAIFRPLKEATSRDIELIKDLRDELRDQGVSNIGLSL is encoded by the coding sequence ATGTTACAGAATCCTCTTCATCTGCGTCTCGAAAAACTTGAACCTTGGCAGCAGATTACTTTTATGGCGTCTTTGTGTGAGCGCATGTACCCGAACTATGCGGTCTTTTGTGAGAATACTGAGTTTGCCGAAGCTCGTATCTATAGAGATATTTTAGACAGTATTTGGGAGCAACTAACAGTTAAGACGGCAAAAGTGAATTTTGAACGTCAGTTGGAAAAGCTTGAAGAATTGATCCCAGTGGCTGATGAGTTTGATTTCTATGGTGTGTATCCAGCTATCGATGCGTGTGTCGGCTTGTCTGATATGCTGCATGGCTTACTGGACCGTGAAGCTATGTTTGAGGCAATGATCAAAGTGAGCCATCAGTCAGTTGAGACTGTAGCTCAGTTAGAAGAAGCACAAACGGGTGTTGAGGTTACTAACGCCAATCAAAAAGAAAACGAAGCAGTCTGCGAAGAGTGGGATGTGCAGTGGGCTATTTTCCGTCCGTTAAAAGAGGCGACTTCTCGAGATATCGAGCTGATTAAAGACCTACGTGACGAGCTTCGAGACCAAGGTGTCAGTAATATTGGCTTAAGCCTTTAA
- the rpoC gene encoding DNA-directed RNA polymerase subunit beta', translating into MKDLLNFLKAQHKTEEFDAIKIGLSSPDQIRSWSFGEVKKPETINYRTFKPERDGLFCARIFGPVKDYECLCGKYKRLKHRGVICEKCGVEVTQTKVRRDRMGHIELASPVAHIWFLKSLPSRIGLLMDIPLRDIERVLYFEMYVVTEPGMTDLEKSQMLTEEEYLDRLEEWGDEFTAKMGAEAIKDLLSTMDLQHEAEQMREELETTNSETKRKKVTKRLKIVEAFIQSGNKPEWMILDVLPVLPPDLRPLVPLDGGRFATSDLNDLYRRVINRNNRLKRLLELAAPDIIVRNEKRMLQESVDALLDNGRRGRAITGSNKRPLKSLADMIKGKQGRFRQNLLGKRVDYSGRSVITVGPYLRLHQCGLPKKMALELFKPFIYSKLETRGMATTIKAAKKMVEREEAIVWDILDEVIREHPVLLNRAPTLHRLGIQAFEPVLIEGKAIQLHPLVCAAYNADFDGDQMAVHVPLTLEAQLEARTLMMSTNNILSPASGDPIIVPSQDVVLGLYYMTREKINAKGEGMYLAGPEEAEKAYRTKSVELHTRVKVRITETVKDEDGNSTTWTGLVDTTIGRAMLWQIVPAGLPFSLVNQKLGKKQISNLLNEAYRKLGLKDTVIFADQIMYTGFAYAALSGVSVGIDDMVVPPAKYTEIAEAEEEVREIQDQFQSGLVTAGERYNKVIDIWASTNDRVAKAMMDNLSSETVINRDGEEEQQESFNSIYMMADSGARGSAAQIRQLAGMRGLMARPDGSIIETPITANFKEGLNVLQYFISTHGARKGLADTALKTANSGYLTRRLVDVAQDVVVHEHDCGTHEGISMMPHIEGGDVKVALSELALGRVIAEDVLKPGTEDVLIPRNTLIDEKWCQIMEEMSVDKIKVRSVVTCDSDFGCCAQCYGRDLARGHLVNQGEAVGVIAAQSIGEPGTQLTMRTFHIGGAASTAAAENSIQAKTTGTVKLHNAKFVINNDDKLVITSRASELTIIDEFGRTKEKHKLPYGSILSKKDNDAVTAGDVVANWEAHTMPIITEVAGRIQFVDMIDGVTVSRQTDDLTGLSSSEVTDAAARPSAGKDMRPAVKLVDAAGNDVMIPGTEMPAHYFLPGKAIVQLEDGAEVGVGDTLARIPQKSGGNKDITGGLPRVADLFEARKPKEPAILAEHTGTVSFGKETKGKRRLVITRDGGETYEEMIPKHRQLNVFEGEKVERGDVIADGPETPHDILRLRGIRAVTEYIANEVQEVYRLQGVKINDKHIETIVRQMLRKCTITHAGDSEFLPGEQVEYSTVKIANRKLEAEGKEPARFERDLLGITKASLATESFISAASFQETTRVLTEAAVSGKRDELRGLKENVIVGRLIPAGTGFAYHQERQAQREEEQAGPSAEQATDNLAALLNAGFSSDE; encoded by the coding sequence GTGAAAGACTTATTAAACTTTCTAAAAGCACAGCATAAGACCGAAGAATTTGATGCAATCAAAATCGGTCTATCTTCACCTGACCAGATCCGTTCTTGGTCTTTTGGTGAGGTTAAAAAGCCTGAGACTATCAACTACCGTACGTTCAAACCTGAGCGTGACGGCCTTTTCTGTGCGCGTATTTTTGGCCCAGTTAAAGACTACGAATGTCTTTGTGGCAAATACAAGCGTCTGAAGCACCGTGGTGTTATCTGTGAAAAGTGTGGCGTTGAAGTAACTCAGACTAAAGTTCGTCGTGACCGTATGGGCCACATCGAGCTTGCGTCTCCAGTAGCGCACATCTGGTTCCTAAAATCACTGCCGTCTCGTATCGGTCTGTTGATGGATATCCCTCTACGTGATATCGAACGCGTACTTTACTTCGAAATGTACGTTGTTACAGAACCAGGCATGACTGACCTTGAAAAGAGTCAGATGCTAACGGAAGAAGAATACCTGGATCGCCTAGAAGAGTGGGGTGACGAGTTCACCGCTAAGATGGGTGCGGAAGCGATCAAAGATCTGCTTTCAACGATGGATCTTCAGCACGAAGCTGAGCAAATGCGCGAAGAGCTGGAAACTACCAACTCTGAAACTAAGCGTAAGAAGGTTACTAAGCGCCTTAAGATCGTTGAAGCCTTCATTCAATCTGGCAACAAGCCTGAGTGGATGATCCTAGACGTTCTTCCGGTACTTCCGCCAGATCTACGTCCTCTAGTACCACTAGATGGCGGTCGCTTTGCGACATCTGATCTGAACGACCTATACCGTCGTGTTATCAACCGTAACAACCGTTTGAAGCGTCTACTAGAGCTAGCAGCTCCGGACATCATCGTACGCAACGAAAAGCGTATGCTGCAAGAGTCTGTTGATGCGCTTCTAGATAACGGTCGTCGCGGTCGTGCTATCACAGGTTCGAACAAGCGTCCTCTGAAATCTCTTGCTGATATGATCAAGGGTAAGCAAGGTCGTTTCCGTCAGAACCTACTTGGTAAGCGTGTAGACTACTCAGGCCGTTCGGTAATCACCGTAGGTCCTTACCTACGTCTACATCAGTGTGGTCTTCCTAAGAAGATGGCACTTGAGCTATTCAAACCATTCATCTACAGCAAGCTAGAAACTCGTGGCATGGCGACGACAATCAAAGCTGCTAAGAAGATGGTAGAGCGCGAAGAAGCTATCGTATGGGATATCCTAGACGAAGTAATCCGCGAACACCCAGTACTACTGAACCGTGCACCTACACTTCACCGTCTAGGTATCCAGGCGTTCGAACCAGTACTGATCGAAGGTAAAGCGATCCAGCTACACCCACTTGTGTGTGCTGCGTACAACGCCGACTTCGATGGTGACCAGATGGCGGTACACGTACCTCTAACTCTGGAAGCTCAGCTTGAAGCTCGTACTCTGATGATGTCGACAAACAACATTCTGTCGCCAGCGTCAGGTGATCCGATCATCGTACCTTCTCAGGACGTTGTATTGGGTCTGTACTACATGACTCGTGAGAAGATCAATGCGAAGGGCGAAGGTATGTACCTTGCTGGCCCTGAGGAAGCTGAAAAAGCTTACCGCACTAAGAGCGTTGAACTGCACACTCGCGTTAAAGTTCGTATCACAGAAACTGTGAAAGACGAAGACGGCAACAGCACTACTTGGACTGGTCTAGTTGATACAACTATCGGTCGTGCAATGCTGTGGCAAATCGTTCCAGCTGGCCTACCATTTAGCTTGGTAAACCAGAAGCTAGGTAAGAAGCAAATCTCTAACCTACTGAACGAGGCGTACCGTAAACTGGGTCTGAAAGACACAGTAATCTTCGCTGACCAGATCATGTACACCGGTTTCGCATATGCGGCACTGTCTGGTGTATCTGTTGGTATCGACGACATGGTAGTACCGCCAGCTAAGTACACTGAAATCGCAGAAGCGGAAGAAGAAGTACGTGAGATCCAGGACCAGTTCCAATCGGGTCTTGTAACTGCTGGTGAGCGTTACAACAAAGTGATCGATATCTGGGCATCGACCAACGATCGTGTAGCGAAAGCGATGATGGACAACCTGTCTTCTGAAACGGTTATCAACCGTGACGGTGAAGAAGAGCAGCAAGAGTCTTTCAACAGCATCTACATGATGGCCGACTCAGGTGCTCGTGGTTCTGCGGCACAGATTCGTCAGTTAGCGGGTATGCGTGGTCTGATGGCACGTCCAGATGGTTCAATCATCGAGACGCCAATCACCGCGAACTTTAAAGAAGGTCTGAACGTACTTCAGTACTTTATCTCTACCCACGGTGCTCGTAAGGGTCTTGCGGATACTGCACTTAAGACAGCGAACTCGGGTTACCTAACTCGTCGTCTAGTAGACGTTGCACAGGATGTTGTAGTACACGAACACGATTGTGGTACTCACGAAGGTATCTCTATGATGCCTCACATCGAAGGTGGTGACGTTAAAGTTGCACTATCTGAGCTAGCGCTTGGTCGTGTAATTGCTGAAGACGTACTGAAGCCTGGTACTGAAGACGTACTGATCCCACGTAATACTCTGATTGATGAGAAGTGGTGTCAGATCATGGAAGAGATGTCTGTTGACAAGATCAAGGTACGTTCAGTTGTAACTTGTGACTCTGACTTCGGTTGTTGTGCACAGTGTTACGGTCGTGACCTTGCTCGTGGTCACCTAGTGAACCAAGGTGAAGCAGTTGGTGTAATCGCTGCTCAGTCTATCGGTGAGCCGGGTACACAGCTTACGATGCGTACGTTCCACATCGGTGGTGCGGCATCTACTGCAGCAGCAGAGAACAGCATCCAAGCGAAGACGACAGGTACAGTGAAGCTTCACAACGCTAAGTTCGTTATCAACAACGATGACAAACTAGTGATCACTTCTCGTGCTTCTGAACTAACCATCATTGATGAGTTCGGTCGTACGAAAGAGAAGCACAAACTTCCTTACGGTTCGATCCTAAGCAAGAAAGACAATGATGCAGTAACCGCTGGCGACGTAGTTGCTAACTGGGAAGCGCACACCATGCCAATCATCACTGAAGTGGCAGGTCGCATCCAGTTTGTTGACATGATCGATGGCGTCACAGTTTCTCGTCAGACTGATGACCTAACGGGTCTATCGTCTTCAGAGGTAACTGATGCAGCAGCTCGTCCTTCTGCAGGTAAAGACATGCGCCCAGCAGTTAAGCTAGTTGATGCTGCAGGTAACGATGTAATGATCCCTGGTACTGAAATGCCAGCTCACTACTTCCTACCTGGTAAAGCAATCGTACAGCTTGAAGATGGCGCTGAAGTAGGCGTTGGTGACACTCTTGCACGTATCCCTCAGAAATCTGGCGGTAACAAAGATATCACCGGTGGTCTACCACGCGTAGCAGACCTATTTGAAGCACGTAAGCCGAAAGAGCCTGCGATCCTTGCTGAGCACACTGGTACCGTTAGCTTTGGTAAAGAAACCAAAGGTAAGCGTCGCCTAGTAATCACCCGTGACGGTGGTGAGACTTATGAAGAAATGATTCCTAAGCATCGCCAGCTGAACGTATTTGAAGGTGAGAAGGTTGAACGCGGTGATGTAATCGCCGATGGTCCAGAGACTCCACATGACATTCTACGTCTACGTGGTATCCGTGCGGTAACTGAGTACATCGCAAACGAAGTACAAGAAGTTTACCGTCTGCAAGGCGTTAAGATTAACGACAAGCACATCGAGACTATCGTACGTCAGATGCTGCGTAAGTGTACTATTACTCATGCTGGTGACTCTGAGTTCCTACCAGGTGAGCAAGTAGAATACTCAACAGTTAAGATTGCTAACCGTAAACTAGAAGCAGAAGGCAAAGAGCCAGCACGTTTCGAGCGTGATCTTCTAGGTATTACCAAAGCGTCTCTTGCAACTGAGTCGTTCATCTCAGCAGCATCGTTCCAGGAAACGACCCGCGTACTTACAGAAGCAGCAGTTTCTGGTAAGCGTGACGAGCTACGTGGCCTGAAAGAGAACGTAATCGTTGGTCGTCTGATCCCAGCAGGTACTGGTTTTGCTTACCACCAAGAGCGTCAAGCTCAGCGTGAAGAAGAGCAAGCAGGTCCTTCAGCGGAACAAGCAACTGACAACCTAGCTGCACTGCTTAACGCAGGTTTCTCGTCTGACGAGTAA
- a CDS encoding D-2-hydroxyacid dehydrogenase: protein MNKIDNKVFILCQDPTPYETLLSQAECEDLTLTDKPDEANILLADPPLAAKRLSEFTQLEWLQSTFAGIDALIDESLNQDYELTKVHGIFGQQISEYVIGNTLNYFRHLPRYRHQQRQQEWQPHPYQSLNEKSILILGCGSIGSHLAKVCNAFGMKTGGVNQSGIPPKNSPFKHIFHIHELDVVVKDADIIVNTLPSTPETRGMLNMKLLNQANHALLFNVGRGDALVEEDLLTAMEQGHIAHAYLDVFNQEPLSAEHPLWKHPKVSITPHIAATSFPNQVMEIFVENYKRWHDGFQLQHRVDFNKGY from the coding sequence ATGAATAAAATCGACAACAAAGTCTTTATCTTGTGCCAAGATCCAACCCCTTATGAAACCTTGCTTTCCCAAGCAGAGTGTGAAGATTTAACCCTCACGGATAAACCTGATGAAGCAAACATCTTACTGGCTGATCCCCCACTAGCGGCCAAACGTCTAAGTGAATTTACCCAATTAGAATGGCTTCAGTCGACCTTTGCTGGCATTGATGCCTTGATTGACGAATCACTCAATCAAGATTACGAACTCACCAAGGTGCACGGGATCTTTGGTCAACAAATTTCTGAGTATGTCATTGGCAACACTCTTAACTATTTTAGACACCTACCGCGATACCGCCACCAACAACGACAGCAAGAGTGGCAACCACACCCTTACCAATCGCTGAATGAAAAATCGATCTTAATCCTTGGTTGCGGCAGCATCGGTAGCCATTTAGCCAAAGTATGTAATGCTTTTGGTATGAAAACAGGTGGTGTGAATCAAAGCGGTATCCCACCCAAAAACTCGCCGTTTAAGCACATTTTCCATATTCATGAGCTCGACGTGGTGGTCAAAGATGCGGATATCATCGTGAATACCCTACCTAGCACCCCGGAAACTCGTGGGATGCTTAATATGAAACTACTTAATCAAGCCAATCATGCTTTACTATTTAACGTCGGGCGTGGCGATGCGCTGGTAGAAGAAGATTTGCTGACTGCGATGGAGCAAGGCCATATCGCTCACGCCTATCTAGATGTTTTTAACCAAGAGCCTCTAAGTGCTGAGCATCCATTATGGAAGCACCCGAAGGTGTCGATAACCCCTCACATTGCGGCAACCAGTTTTCCTAATCAGGTGATGGAGATTTTTGTTGAAAACTACAAACGCTGGCACGATGGCTTTCAACTTCAACATCGAGTCGATTTCAACAAAGGTTATTAG